The following are encoded together in the Geobacter sulfurreducens PCA genome:
- the larB gene encoding nickel pincer cofactor biosynthesis protein LarB: MDPRELKTILRSFKDGALSEDEMLERLRHLPYEDVGDALVDHHRGLRQGFPEVIFGAGKSAGQVERIMASLAAKGNNILVTRLDEAKALAVKEAFPSAMWHADARCLTLEQRPIEKRGLGTVLVLSAGTSDLPVAAEALVTLRMLGNEASHLYDVGVAGIHRLLARRDVLFSARVLIVVAGMEGALPSVVGGLVDRPVIAVPTSVGYGASFGGIAALLGMLNSCAAGVTVVNIDNGFGAAVAASKINRE, from the coding sequence ATGGACCCTCGGGAACTGAAAACCATCCTGCGTTCCTTCAAAGACGGTGCGCTCAGCGAGGATGAGATGCTGGAGCGGCTGCGGCATCTCCCCTACGAGGATGTGGGTGACGCCCTTGTGGACCACCACCGGGGGTTGCGCCAGGGCTTCCCCGAGGTGATTTTCGGGGCCGGCAAGAGCGCCGGCCAGGTGGAGCGGATCATGGCCTCCCTGGCCGCCAAGGGGAATAACATCCTGGTGACCCGCCTCGACGAGGCCAAGGCATTGGCAGTGAAAGAGGCGTTCCCCTCTGCTATGTGGCACGCCGATGCCCGCTGCCTCACCCTGGAGCAGCGCCCGATCGAGAAACGGGGGCTCGGCACGGTGCTCGTTCTCTCGGCCGGCACCTCCGACCTGCCGGTGGCCGCCGAGGCCCTGGTCACCCTTCGGATGCTCGGCAACGAGGCCTCGCACCTTTACGACGTGGGAGTGGCAGGCATCCATCGGCTGCTGGCCCGGCGCGACGTGCTCTTCTCCGCACGCGTGCTCATTGTAGTGGCCGGCATGGAGGGTGCGCTCCCTTCAGTGGTGGGGGGGCTCGTGGACCGGCCTGTCATTGCCGTTCCTACATCGGTTGGGTACGGGGCTTCCTTCGGCGGCATCGCCGCGCTGCTGGGCATGCTCAACTCCTGCGCCGCCGGCGTGACCGTAGTAAATATCGACAACGGGTTCGGTGCCGCCGTTGCAGCGAGCAAAATCAACAGAGAATGA
- a CDS encoding chemotaxis protein CheX, which yields MALSFTVKEATFKEADLVGHIVESVKKIFSTMIFIDDIVDEYPLAKPESHFIASISGMVGLGGDFSGMVGIHIPIEFAKEATASMLGMELDELEGEDDIHDAVGEITNMLAGEIKMLFSANNLTVGLSTPSIISGSDYTVEVVSSGAAVVVPFNRNEHRFLATLQIEA from the coding sequence ATGGCGTTGAGTTTTACCGTCAAGGAAGCCACCTTCAAAGAAGCGGACCTGGTGGGACACATCGTGGAGTCGGTCAAAAAAATATTCTCGACCATGATCTTCATAGATGACATCGTCGATGAGTATCCCCTTGCCAAACCCGAATCCCACTTCATCGCCAGTATCTCGGGGATGGTCGGCCTCGGGGGCGATTTTTCGGGGATGGTCGGCATTCACATTCCCATCGAATTCGCCAAGGAGGCGACCGCATCCATGCTCGGCATGGAGTTGGATGAACTCGAAGGCGAAGACGACATCCACGATGCCGTGGGCGAGATCACCAACATGCTCGCCGGCGAAATCAAGATGCTCTTTTCCGCCAACAACCTCACGGTGGGTCTTTCCACCCCGTCGATTATCTCCGGCAGCGATTATACGGTAGAGGTGGTTTCCAGCGGGGCCGCCGTGGTGGTCCCCTTCAACCGCAACGAACACCGCTTCCTGGCAACGCTGCAGATCGAGGCGTAG
- the larC gene encoding nickel pincer cofactor biosynthesis protein LarC yields the protein MKILYFDCFAGIAGDMTVAALLDLGVPFEVVRDAVGCLRLPHSSYSLATERTSRKGITATRFVVHVEEHQPNRHYGDIAAMIEESPLADGIKEKAQRIFFRLAEAEAKVHGVELGRVHFHEVGAVDSIADIVGAAAAIDWLGIESIHGGALPLGSGFVETAHGRLPVPAPATAELLRGIPVHGEAGPGERVTPTGAAILAALAAGFGPIPPMTVTGVGCGAGTRDFADIPNILRVFQGEIDRGFERDDVVVIEAHIDDTSPEILGYVMERCLAAGALDAAFSPLQMKKNRPAVRLTVVVHPEQRDELAALILRETSAIGVRFHPAGRLKLRRLVEERDTTLGRVRVKVINGDGVARVAPEYDDCCRIAAERGMPLMEVYRIVERECGQ from the coding sequence TTGAAGATACTTTATTTCGACTGCTTTGCTGGCATTGCCGGCGACATGACCGTGGCGGCGCTCCTTGACCTGGGAGTTCCCTTCGAGGTGGTGCGCGATGCCGTGGGGTGTCTCCGCCTGCCTCATTCGAGCTACTCCCTTGCCACGGAGCGGACGAGCCGCAAAGGGATCACCGCCACCCGCTTCGTTGTGCATGTGGAAGAGCACCAGCCTAATCGGCACTACGGCGACATTGCCGCCATGATCGAAGAGAGCCCCCTTGCCGACGGAATCAAGGAGAAGGCCCAGCGGATATTCTTCCGTCTGGCCGAGGCCGAGGCCAAGGTCCACGGCGTCGAGCTGGGACGGGTGCACTTTCACGAGGTGGGAGCGGTGGATTCCATCGCCGACATCGTCGGCGCCGCCGCAGCCATCGACTGGCTCGGGATCGAGTCCATCCACGGGGGGGCCCTGCCCCTGGGGAGCGGTTTCGTGGAAACAGCCCATGGACGTCTGCCGGTGCCGGCGCCCGCCACGGCTGAACTCCTGCGTGGCATCCCCGTTCATGGCGAGGCGGGGCCCGGTGAACGGGTTACGCCCACCGGGGCGGCCATCCTGGCGGCCCTGGCCGCCGGATTCGGACCGATTCCGCCCATGACCGTCACCGGCGTCGGCTGCGGAGCCGGAACCCGTGATTTCGCCGACATTCCAAATATCCTGCGTGTCTTCCAGGGAGAGATTGACAGAGGGTTCGAGCGGGACGACGTGGTGGTCATTGAGGCCCACATCGACGACACGAGCCCGGAGATTCTGGGATACGTCATGGAGCGCTGTCTTGCCGCCGGTGCTCTGGATGCCGCCTTTTCCCCCCTCCAGATGAAGAAGAACCGGCCCGCGGTCAGGCTCACGGTGGTGGTTCATCCCGAACAACGGGACGAACTTGCGGCGCTTATCCTGCGGGAAACTTCAGCCATCGGGGTGCGTTTCCACCCGGCGGGGCGGCTGAAGCTCCGGCGCCTCGTGGAGGAGCGGGATACGACCCTCGGCAGGGTGCGGGTGAAGGTCATCAATGGGGACGGGGTGGCGCGCGTGGCGCCCGAATACGACGATTGCTGCCGGATCGCCGCCGAGCGGGGCATGCCGCTCATGGAGGTCTACCGGATCGTTGAGCGGGAGTGCGGACAGTGA
- the rdgC gene encoding recombination-associated protein RdgC — translation MGILSTTTAICQFRVAGDLPAGDLYPWIAEHLARQAFQSIDQGVAEQSVGWVHLDDHRQMSFDIPAAFWRDHYVAFTLRRDQRKLPAALVKAYLQVAEHEYLSAHPGLNRVPKQKREELKEAVRLNLLAKTLPVPSTWDAVWDTRTGIVTFTSLSAPIIELFETQFKKTFEGTRLVAIHPYARAEAVGGEGLKPALEQANLATSDAAIDLIRSNQWLGWDFLLWLLHRTMTDSSEYCVGQPGPALAGEPFVAYLNDRLVLVSAGEAGTQKITVAGPQDHFREARTALAHGKRITESTLYLEKEEHVWKLTLKGELFHFASLKSPKVAIEKGEHVDEGSEREAAFYERMYVLEQGLQLFDSLYGEFLTVRLGAGWGEELARIEGWLAGE, via the coding sequence ATGGGTATTCTTTCAACAACAACAGCCATATGCCAGTTCCGGGTCGCGGGGGATCTCCCTGCCGGTGACCTCTATCCCTGGATTGCCGAACATCTCGCCCGACAGGCCTTTCAGTCCATCGATCAAGGGGTCGCCGAGCAGTCCGTGGGGTGGGTTCATCTGGATGACCATCGGCAGATGAGCTTCGACATCCCCGCCGCCTTCTGGCGTGACCATTACGTGGCCTTCACCCTGCGCCGCGACCAGCGCAAGCTTCCGGCGGCGCTGGTAAAGGCCTATCTTCAGGTGGCCGAGCATGAGTACCTCTCGGCCCATCCCGGCCTCAACCGGGTGCCCAAGCAGAAGCGCGAGGAGCTGAAAGAGGCGGTGCGCCTCAACCTCCTGGCCAAGACCTTGCCGGTTCCCTCCACCTGGGATGCGGTCTGGGACACCCGCACCGGTATCGTCACCTTTACCTCCCTGTCGGCTCCCATTATCGAGCTGTTCGAGACCCAGTTCAAGAAGACCTTCGAGGGGACGCGCCTGGTGGCGATCCATCCCTATGCCCGGGCAGAGGCCGTGGGAGGCGAAGGGCTGAAGCCTGCCCTCGAACAGGCCAACCTCGCCACGAGCGATGCCGCCATCGATCTGATCAGGAGCAACCAGTGGCTCGGGTGGGATTTCCTCCTCTGGCTTCTCCACCGGACCATGACCGATTCTTCCGAGTACTGCGTGGGGCAGCCCGGCCCGGCTCTGGCAGGCGAGCCCTTCGTGGCTTACCTGAACGATCGCCTGGTCCTCGTGAGCGCCGGGGAGGCAGGAACCCAGAAAATCACCGTGGCCGGTCCCCAGGACCACTTCCGAGAAGCCCGCACTGCCCTTGCCCACGGCAAGCGGATCACCGAATCGACTCTCTACCTGGAAAAGGAGGAGCATGTCTGGAAGTTGACCCTCAAGGGGGAACTCTTCCATTTTGCTTCCCTCAAGTCCCCCAAGGTGGCCATCGAAAAGGGCGAGCACGTGGACGAAGGGAGCGAACGGGAAGCGGCCTTTTACGAGCGGATGTATGTTCTGGAACAGGGACTCCAGCTCTTCGACAGCCTGTACGGCGAATTCCTCACGGTGCGTCTGGGTGCCGGATGGGGCGAAGAACTGGCTCGGATCGAAGGGTGGCTGGCAGGGGAGTAA
- a CDS encoding DUF2269 family protein, with product MRYQASPQTRLLLKYIHTFSAMMWIGGAQAILILLYKDRLATNGDELFAVNDAIRSLDNWLIGPGVAGSILSGALISLTTHWGFFRHRWVSVKWVVTVVATLFGIVFLGPWLQDLSEITGLNRLAVFDNLAYVQTYRLGVIFGVAQMVVLLVLVLISIFKPELEPCSPAARQLERRLAVLLRPVVAPFMGLQGQICNLLRLERD from the coding sequence ATGCGGTATCAGGCCAGCCCCCAGACCCGCCTTCTCCTCAAGTACATCCATACCTTCTCCGCCATGATGTGGATCGGCGGCGCCCAGGCCATCCTCATCCTTCTCTATAAGGACCGCCTCGCCACCAACGGGGACGAGCTCTTCGCGGTCAACGACGCCATCCGGTCCCTGGACAACTGGCTCATCGGGCCGGGGGTTGCCGGTTCGATCCTTTCGGGCGCACTCATATCGCTCACGACCCACTGGGGGTTTTTCCGCCACCGCTGGGTTTCGGTGAAGTGGGTGGTGACCGTGGTGGCCACCTTGTTCGGGATCGTGTTTCTCGGTCCCTGGCTCCAGGACCTTTCAGAGATTACCGGCCTCAACCGTTTGGCGGTTTTTGACAACCTCGCCTACGTCCAAACCTACCGGCTGGGCGTCATTTTCGGTGTTGCCCAGATGGTGGTGCTTCTCGTTCTGGTTCTCATCTCCATCTTCAAGCCGGAACTGGAGCCCTGCTCCCCCGCCGCCCGCCAGCTGGAACGGCGGCTGGCCGTGCTGCTGCGGCCGGTTGTCGCTCCTTTCATGGGGCTTCAGGGGCAGATCTGTAACCTGCTCAGGCTCGAGCGCGACTGA
- a CDS encoding phosphatidylglycerophosphatase A family protein, with the protein MTRRFVVIAATWFGTGLSPVAPGTVGTLGAIPLYLALARLPLWLYLATLVPFFFLSSWVAGRAQEEFGQKDPGKVVIDEVIGYLITMAGVTADWRSILAGFLLFRFFDVVKIWPARYFDRRMKNGYGVVLDDVAAGLYACAALHLLLGYL; encoded by the coding sequence GTGACCCGACGATTCGTGGTTATCGCCGCCACCTGGTTCGGCACGGGGCTGTCGCCCGTTGCCCCCGGGACGGTGGGAACCCTCGGCGCCATCCCCCTCTACCTAGCGCTGGCGCGGCTGCCCCTCTGGCTCTATCTCGCCACTCTCGTGCCGTTCTTCTTCCTGTCGTCTTGGGTGGCGGGACGCGCCCAGGAGGAGTTCGGTCAGAAGGACCCCGGCAAGGTGGTCATTGACGAGGTGATCGGCTATCTCATTACCATGGCCGGGGTGACCGCTGACTGGCGGAGTATCCTGGCCGGCTTTCTCCTCTTCCGCTTCTTCGATGTCGTGAAGATCTGGCCCGCCCGCTATTTCGACCGACGGATGAAAAACGGCTACGGTGTGGTGCTGGACGACGTGGCGGCCGGGCTCTATGCCTGCGCCGCCCTCCATCTGCTGCTGGGGTACCTGTGA
- a CDS encoding ribonuclease Z, which translates to MKSRLPFRYLEPTFCAGLLDDPVLLVNVRPLGRSILVDCGQIHHLAKRVLKSIDAVFVSHAHMDHFMGLDTLVRHIHVSPRTVELFGPPGIARKVAAKLAGYDWNLTESYWCTFRVSEVHPERIVRFTFPGSEGFPCLPEEETTREGTEIFRNDFLAVDADLCDHNTLPTLVFRITERPTFWIDEAKVDQEGLVPGEWLRELKHRFYRGRLDGKTITVPVRTAGDTVAQRIREGRELFEAIRRSQEPASIGYLTDIGAGDTNLATVRRLLAGVTLLACECSFLAADVAKARTSHHLCTADVSALAREIRPGWLLPMHLSKSYNTKGHLLYRELTLAPETRLIRLPEHLTPRPLLPGEFPGLWKIAE; encoded by the coding sequence ATGAAGAGCCGCCTCCCCTTCCGTTACCTGGAGCCCACCTTCTGCGCGGGGCTCCTGGACGACCCGGTCCTCCTGGTGAACGTCCGGCCCCTGGGGCGCTCGATCCTGGTGGACTGCGGCCAGATTCACCATCTGGCCAAGCGGGTCCTGAAATCCATCGATGCCGTCTTCGTCTCCCATGCCCATATGGATCACTTCATGGGGCTGGACACCCTGGTCCGCCACATTCACGTCTCCCCGCGGACGGTCGAACTCTTCGGCCCGCCGGGGATCGCCCGGAAAGTGGCTGCAAAGCTGGCCGGTTACGACTGGAACCTGACCGAATCCTACTGGTGCACCTTCCGGGTGAGCGAAGTCCATCCCGAGCGTATTGTCCGGTTCACGTTCCCCGGCTCCGAAGGATTTCCCTGCCTGCCCGAGGAAGAGACAACGCGGGAGGGGACCGAGATCTTCCGCAACGACTTTCTCGCGGTCGACGCGGATCTCTGCGACCATAACACCCTGCCGACCCTGGTCTTTCGCATCACCGAACGTCCCACCTTCTGGATCGACGAGGCAAAAGTCGATCAGGAGGGTCTTGTGCCGGGGGAATGGCTGCGGGAGCTGAAGCACCGCTTCTATCGCGGCAGACTGGATGGGAAGACGATCACCGTGCCCGTGCGCACGGCCGGCGACACGGTGGCACAACGGATCCGGGAAGGACGGGAGCTGTTCGAGGCAATCCGGAGGAGCCAGGAGCCTGCCAGCATTGGCTACCTCACCGACATCGGCGCCGGCGACACCAACCTGGCGACGGTGCGGCGATTACTTGCCGGTGTCACGCTCCTTGCCTGCGAGTGCTCGTTTCTAGCAGCCGACGTGGCCAAGGCCCGCACCTCCCACCACCTCTGCACGGCGGATGTATCGGCCCTCGCCCGGGAGATCCGTCCCGGCTGGCTCCTTCCCATGCATCTTTCCAAGAGCTACAATACAAAGGGCCACCTCCTCTACCGGGAGCTGACCCTTGCGCCGGAAACCCGGCTGATCCGCCTGCCCGAGCATCTTACCCCCCGGCCGCTTCTGCCGGGGGAGTTTCCGGGCCTCTGGAAAATCGCGGAATAG
- a CDS encoding DoxX family protein — MAKSNMGAVADSLALLMIRVPLGAIFIAHGSQKLLGAFGGQGLTATFRVFEEKLGIPPIFTLLAIIAEFGGGVGVLCGFLTRLSGFGIASTMAVAMYKVHWANGFFLNGPRGNGIEYNLALLGMALALVFAGGGAWSVDRYLFKR; from the coding sequence ATGGCCAAGTCGAACATGGGCGCCGTGGCAGATTCACTGGCGCTTCTCATGATCAGGGTGCCGCTCGGCGCCATATTCATTGCCCACGGCTCCCAGAAGCTTCTCGGTGCCTTCGGGGGGCAGGGGCTCACCGCCACCTTCAGAGTATTCGAGGAAAAGCTGGGAATCCCGCCGATTTTCACGCTGCTGGCCATCATTGCCGAATTCGGGGGTGGTGTTGGCGTCCTCTGCGGTTTCCTCACCCGGCTGTCCGGCTTCGGCATCGCCTCGACCATGGCGGTCGCCATGTACAAGGTTCACTGGGCGAACGGCTTCTTCCTCAACGGCCCCCGGGGGAACGGCATCGAGTACAACCTCGCCCTGCTCGGTATGGCGCTGGCTCTCGTCTTTGCCGGGGGCGGGGCGTGGTCTGTTGATCGCTATCTCTTCAAACGGTAA
- a CDS encoding PilZ domain-containing protein encodes MHDYYQLVTVADLPQDNRQILDTLTAIGAGKLPNDLRLLNYYRSIPVNYGATVESVERGSVELTVNQQQAIVMQLEKQVFLKSGHFPKDVLAAVTYVNIDKSVAILANFAYAVIRSERRQFVRVEVKDKIEASFSGDGFTVAGLLNDISLGGVAISATIPTHPDAGIKGKVTLRLPGGPFEMPAQVLRVIPAKQTDLCIIEIQPDNRTEKGISQYIFQRQVEIIRELKDSIF; translated from the coding sequence ATGCACGACTACTACCAGTTGGTTACGGTTGCCGACCTTCCCCAGGACAACCGGCAAATTCTGGACACACTGACAGCCATCGGCGCGGGCAAGCTGCCCAACGACCTGAGACTCCTGAACTACTACCGCTCCATACCGGTCAACTACGGCGCCACAGTGGAATCAGTGGAACGCGGCTCGGTGGAGCTGACGGTAAACCAGCAGCAGGCCATCGTCATGCAGCTGGAAAAGCAGGTGTTCCTCAAAAGCGGCCACTTCCCCAAAGACGTGCTGGCGGCCGTCACCTACGTCAATATCGACAAGAGCGTGGCCATCCTCGCCAACTTCGCCTATGCGGTGATCAGGTCGGAACGCCGTCAATTCGTGCGGGTGGAGGTCAAGGACAAAATCGAGGCAAGCTTCTCGGGGGACGGCTTCACCGTGGCCGGCCTGTTGAACGACATCTCCCTGGGAGGCGTGGCCATCTCCGCAACGATCCCCACCCATCCCGATGCGGGCATCAAGGGGAAGGTCACGCTGCGCCTGCCCGGAGGGCCCTTTGAGATGCCAGCCCAGGTTCTGCGGGTCATCCCCGCGAAACAGACAGACCTCTGCATCATTGAGATCCAACCCGACAACCGGACTGAGAAGGGGATATCCCAATACATCTTTCAGCGCCAAGTTGAGATCATCAGGGAACTGAAGGACTCTATTTTCTAG
- a CDS encoding peptide chain release factor 3 — protein sequence MKYNEQEVDRRRTFAIVSHPDAGKTTITEKLLLFGGAIQQAGEVRARKAARHATSDWMEMEKQRGISVTSSVMKFTYRDYEVNLLDTPGHNDFSEDTYRVLTAVDSALMVIDSVKGVESQTIKLLDVCRLRHTPIMTFINKLDREGRDPFELIDEIEKVLRIQCAPMTWPIGMGKRFRGTYHLYTKELVIFDAEAERGTGGVISMTGLDDPQLDELLGSQADELRADVELLEGAAHPFEEEAYHAGLQTPVFFGSAINTFGVQQLLDTFVDHAPAPLPREAVSRTVSPYEEPFTAFAFKIQANMDPAHRDRIAFFRICSGKFTRGMKVRHVRLGREVAINNATIFMAQDRTHVDEAFPGDIIGIHNHGTIKIGDTFTLGEDIKFTGIPNFAPEHFRRVRLLDPLKSKALEKGLTQLAEEGTTQVFRPLMGADWVVGAVGLLQFDVVMHRLEHEYNVKATYEPVSYVTARWVTGEKKKVEEFQKKEVMNCYIDGEGDLAYLAGSQWRLDNTMDNWKDLTFHATREHS from the coding sequence ATGAAGTACAACGAACAGGAAGTCGATCGTCGGCGGACCTTTGCCATTGTCAGTCATCCGGACGCCGGTAAAACCACCATCACCGAAAAACTGCTGCTGTTTGGCGGCGCCATCCAGCAGGCGGGCGAGGTCCGTGCCCGCAAGGCGGCCCGCCACGCCACCTCGGACTGGATGGAGATGGAAAAGCAGCGCGGCATCTCCGTCACCTCGTCGGTCATGAAATTCACCTACCGGGATTACGAAGTGAACCTGCTGGACACTCCCGGTCACAATGACTTTTCAGAGGACACCTATCGGGTCCTTACCGCCGTCGACTCGGCCCTGATGGTCATCGATTCGGTGAAGGGCGTTGAGAGCCAGACCATCAAGCTCCTGGATGTGTGTCGCCTGCGCCACACGCCGATCATGACCTTCATCAACAAGCTTGACCGTGAAGGTCGGGATCCTTTTGAGCTTATCGACGAAATCGAAAAAGTCTTGAGAATCCAGTGTGCCCCCATGACGTGGCCCATCGGCATGGGCAAGCGCTTCCGGGGCACCTATCACCTCTACACCAAAGAGCTCGTTATCTTCGATGCCGAGGCGGAGCGCGGAACTGGCGGCGTTATCTCCATGACCGGTCTCGACGACCCGCAGTTGGACGAACTCCTGGGCTCCCAGGCCGACGAGTTGCGTGCCGATGTGGAGCTGCTGGAAGGGGCCGCCCATCCCTTCGAGGAAGAGGCGTATCATGCCGGGCTCCAGACCCCGGTCTTCTTCGGTAGCGCCATTAATACATTCGGCGTGCAGCAACTTCTCGACACCTTTGTGGATCATGCCCCGGCGCCGCTTCCCCGTGAGGCGGTCAGCCGCACCGTTTCCCCCTATGAAGAGCCCTTCACTGCCTTCGCCTTCAAGATCCAGGCGAATATGGACCCCGCCCACCGGGACCGGATCGCCTTTTTCCGGATATGTTCCGGCAAATTCACCCGGGGCATGAAGGTCCGCCACGTGCGGCTCGGTCGCGAGGTGGCCATCAACAATGCAACCATCTTCATGGCCCAGGACCGCACCCATGTGGACGAGGCGTTTCCCGGCGACATCATCGGCATTCACAACCACGGCACCATCAAGATCGGCGACACCTTCACCCTGGGGGAGGATATCAAGTTCACGGGCATTCCCAACTTTGCCCCTGAACACTTCCGCCGGGTGCGCCTGCTGGATCCCCTGAAATCCAAGGCCCTGGAAAAGGGGCTGACCCAGTTGGCCGAAGAGGGGACCACCCAGGTCTTTCGCCCGCTCATGGGTGCCGACTGGGTTGTCGGAGCCGTCGGTCTCCTCCAGTTCGACGTGGTCATGCACCGGCTCGAGCACGAGTATAACGTGAAGGCCACCTATGAGCCGGTTTCCTACGTGACCGCCCGCTGGGTGACCGGGGAGAAGAAGAAGGTCGAGGAATTCCAGAAGAAGGAAGTGATGAACTGTTACATCGACGGCGAGGGGGATCTGGCGTATCTGGCCGGCTCCCAATGGCGCCTCGACAACACCATGGACAATTGGAAAGACCTCACCTTCCACGCCACCCGTGAACACAGCTGA
- the hemB gene encoding porphobilinogen synthase yields the protein MFYPTFRARRIRGKEVFRRMVSETTLSATDLIYPMFSAFGTGIRKEISSMPGIYQQSIEHIVAEAQEVHELGVPAVILFGIPETKDAVGSDAYAEHGIIQETIRALKKQVPGLAVITDVCMCEYTDHGHCGIIKDGDVDNDETLELLAREALSHAEAGADMVAPSDMMDGRVMAIREILDNNGYKNIPIMSYAVKYASGYYGPFREAAESTPQFGDRRSYQMDPGNRREAIREARMDVEEGADIIMVKPGLPYLDIVRDLREEFDLPVAVYNVSGEYSMIKAAGRAGWIDEERVMMETLLSFKRAGADLILTYHAKEAARVLKRG from the coding sequence ATGTTCTATCCCACCTTCAGAGCACGCAGGATCAGAGGCAAGGAGGTCTTTCGCCGGATGGTCAGCGAGACCACCCTTTCCGCCACCGACCTGATCTATCCGATGTTTTCCGCCTTCGGCACGGGCATCAGGAAGGAAATCTCTTCCATGCCGGGGATTTATCAACAATCCATCGAGCACATCGTGGCCGAGGCCCAGGAGGTCCATGAGCTGGGCGTGCCGGCGGTGATCCTGTTCGGCATCCCCGAGACCAAGGACGCCGTGGGCAGCGACGCCTACGCCGAGCACGGCATCATTCAGGAGACGATCCGGGCCCTGAAGAAACAGGTGCCGGGGCTGGCAGTCATTACCGACGTCTGCATGTGCGAATACACCGACCACGGTCACTGCGGCATCATCAAGGACGGCGACGTGGACAACGACGAGACCCTGGAGCTCCTGGCCAGAGAGGCCCTCTCCCACGCCGAGGCCGGGGCCGACATGGTGGCTCCTTCGGACATGATGGACGGACGAGTCATGGCGATCCGCGAAATTCTGGACAACAACGGCTACAAGAACATCCCGATCATGAGCTATGCCGTAAAATACGCCTCCGGTTACTACGGCCCGTTCCGGGAGGCGGCCGAGTCGACCCCCCAGTTCGGCGACCGCCGCTCCTACCAGATGGACCCGGGGAACCGCCGGGAGGCCATCCGCGAAGCCCGCATGGACGTGGAAGAAGGCGCCGACATCATCATGGTGAAGCCGGGGCTTCCCTACCTCGACATCGTCCGGGACCTGCGGGAGGAATTCGATCTCCCCGTGGCGGTCTACAACGTCTCCGGCGAGTACAGCATGATCAAGGCCGCCGGCCGGGCCGGCTGGATCGACGAAGAGCGGGTCATGATGGAGACCCTCCTCTCCTTCAAGCGGGCCGGCGCTGACCTGATCCTCACTTACCACGCCAAGGAGGCTGCGCGGGTCCTCAAGAGAGGATAG